One window of the Capnocytophaga haemolytica genome contains the following:
- a CDS encoding tyrosine-type recombinase/integrase yields MIHPDDWDFSARMPKARKGNEGVRLRKLTAQIMQYNDFLIMLVDNCKLNGEKITREKLKGAFDAHFKPEKAKIKLVYLTDFIEDLLKGIKDKINNNTGQNYSPSRIIQYKQANRILKAFEAYVKKRVRIVDYDLKMNDAFLNYCKNVRKNADGTVGEYIRAIKALLRKAQKEGYEIAGNLTDFTSVSGKSVSVALSEEEIQHIFEFDFSNDKQLENVRDLVILGVWTGLRVSDLMSLPPIDPESKFIEVEPQKTRNTSGAKVVIPLHHQVKEVIRRRGMPTPINKLLFNKLIKEVCKAVGIDGPTQGAVMNAHTKRKEAGTFPKYMLVSSHTCRRSFATNLYLMNFPTLSIMKITGHTTESSFLSYIKVTPKEHAQKLLEHWEAYYRDKI; encoded by the coding sequence ATGATACACCCCGATGATTGGGACTTCTCAGCGCGTATGCCAAAGGCACGAAAAGGTAACGAAGGGGTGCGGCTTCGCAAACTTACAGCGCAAATTATGCAGTACAATGACTTTCTTATAATGCTGGTGGATAACTGCAAACTTAACGGTGAGAAGATAACTCGTGAGAAGTTAAAAGGGGCATTCGATGCGCACTTCAAACCTGAGAAGGCTAAAATAAAGTTGGTGTACCTCACGGATTTTATAGAGGACCTATTAAAGGGTATCAAAGATAAGATTAATAATAACACAGGGCAAAATTACAGTCCTTCGAGGATAATACAATATAAGCAGGCAAATAGGATACTCAAAGCGTTTGAAGCGTACGTAAAAAAGCGTGTTAGGATTGTGGATTATGATTTAAAGATGAATGATGCTTTTTTGAATTACTGCAAGAATGTACGTAAGAATGCAGATGGTACGGTGGGGGAATATATCAGGGCTATTAAGGCACTGCTAAGGAAGGCACAGAAAGAGGGTTATGAAATAGCTGGTAATCTTACGGATTTTACGAGTGTGAGTGGTAAAAGTGTTTCGGTAGCGTTATCAGAAGAGGAAATACAGCACATTTTTGAGTTTGATTTTTCTAATGATAAGCAGTTAGAGAATGTGCGGGACCTCGTAATATTAGGGGTGTGGACGGGTTTACGTGTGTCCGATTTAATGAGCTTACCACCGATTGACCCTGAGAGTAAGTTTATAGAGGTAGAGCCACAAAAGACGCGTAATACATCGGGGGCGAAGGTGGTTATCCCGTTACATCATCAGGTCAAAGAGGTCATAAGGCGTCGGGGTATGCCCACTCCTATAAATAAATTGCTATTTAACAAGCTCATTAAAGAGGTTTGCAAGGCGGTGGGTATCGACGGTCCTACGCAGGGGGCGGTAATGAATGCTCATACCAAGCGCAAAGAGGCGGGCACATTCCCTAAGTATATGTTAGTGAGTTCGCACACATGCCGCCGTTCGTTTGCTACGAATTTATATCTAATGAATTTTCCTACCTTGTCAATTATGAAGATTACGGGGCATACTACTGAAAGCTCGTTTTTATCGTACATCAAAGTAACGCCCAAAGAGCACGCTCAAAAGTTGTTAGAGCATTGGGAGGCGTATTATAGAGATAAGATATAG
- a CDS encoding PBSX family phage terminase large subunit: MQTIQTTKIYAKVDEAVSQGYTTISAQGSSRSSKTYNILIWLIVYLLQHPNTRLSIVRATLPALKGSVFIDFKEICYKMGIFDEKALNKSELIYTFPNGSWVEFFSTDSEQKIRGRKRDILYCNEANELKFIEWQQLKMRTTRFAIVDYNPSFSDDHWLCALNRDPRTYHFVSTYKDNPFLEQNIIDEIESLREKNATLWQVYGLGQQAMIEGLIFTNVEVIDTIPHWVKKRGIGMDFGYTNDPTAIMECAVVDNDLYINEIAYQTQMLSSDIIKILKPLNLKVISESADPRLIQEISNAGVLIYPVQKYQGSIMGGITKMLDMRLKVTRNSINTLKEFKNYTYQQDKEGRWLNQPIDAFNHAIDAVRYYVLGELLGRIQTKNTLTKEDLGIF, translated from the coding sequence ATGCAAACCATACAAACCACAAAGATATACGCCAAAGTAGACGAGGCAGTAAGTCAAGGATATACCACCATATCCGCCCAAGGATCTTCACGCAGTAGTAAGACGTATAATATCCTTATATGGCTCATCGTCTACCTATTGCAGCACCCCAATACACGCCTATCCATAGTGCGCGCCACACTCCCCGCCCTCAAAGGCTCCGTGTTTATCGACTTCAAAGAGATATGCTACAAAATGGGCATCTTTGACGAGAAAGCACTCAATAAGTCCGAGCTCATTTACACCTTCCCCAACGGCTCTTGGGTAGAGTTCTTCTCTACGGATAGCGAGCAGAAAATACGCGGACGCAAGCGGGATATACTCTACTGCAACGAGGCAAACGAACTCAAATTCATTGAGTGGCAACAGCTCAAAATGCGTACCACACGCTTTGCCATTGTCGATTACAACCCATCCTTCTCAGACGACCATTGGCTGTGTGCACTCAACCGCGACCCTCGTACCTACCATTTCGTATCCACCTATAAGGACAACCCCTTCCTCGAACAGAACATCATTGACGAAATCGAAAGCCTCCGCGAGAAGAACGCCACCCTATGGCAAGTCTATGGATTAGGGCAACAAGCAATGATTGAAGGACTTATATTCACCAACGTGGAAGTCATTGACACCATACCCCATTGGGTCAAAAAGCGCGGCATCGGAATGGACTTTGGCTACACCAACGACCCTACTGCCATCATGGAATGCGCCGTTGTGGATAATGACCTCTACATTAACGAAATCGCCTACCAAACTCAGATGCTATCCTCCGACATCATAAAGATACTCAAGCCCCTGAACCTCAAAGTCATTTCAGAAAGTGCCGACCCCCGCCTCATTCAGGAAATCTCCAACGCGGGCGTACTCATCTACCCCGTACAGAAATATCAAGGCTCTATAATGGGTGGTATTACCAAGATGCTCGATATGCGTCTCAAAGTAACCCGCAACTCCATTAACACCCTCAAAGAGTTCAAAAACTACACCTACCAGCAGGACAAGGAAGGACGTTGGCTCAACCAACCCATTGACGCCTTTAACCACGCCATTGACGCCGTCCGCTACTACGTGCTCGGCGAGCTATTGGGGCGCATACAGACCAAAAACACCCTCACCAAAGAAGATTTAGGAATATTTTAA
- a CDS encoding phage portal protein, with protein sequence MNIKEQSTTQQQRLAIEAIQQRQLAQNEESVAQELHLALSQGEVATALSLFEDNTIKVNAAIAEYETATHAVMQRPNKYPKGKEPYITEKLPRAWQKYINEVALFFLLNNPIEWSLKKGNDAVFEAFTTFLKNTRFNTTTREAKRLAGAETQAAKLYHLYRDEDNHAQVKVIVLSKSKGYDLYPLIDQYGTMVAFAVGYNVKRNRKSVQRLDIYTDKINYQCEKQNGEWHITTAANPLRKIPVIYFKQNTEWHGVEARILRDEMQDSKTADINNYFADPVAVVTADVVSGLPEGEGIGKVVRITGKDGDFRYIEPPTSVNMKESEKAANTKAILQDSFTPDFSFETLSGMGTLSGEALRRALILGYIKRNRNIEIYEALIDREKNLILTIMQQFTHVALSAQIREAEIYMQFAEPFTEDIREQIESVGNAVSSGVMSLETAINTLRLVDDPQSEIDRIKGQKEATLLTE encoded by the coding sequence ATGAATATCAAAGAACAATCCACCACACAGCAACAACGCCTCGCCATTGAGGCGATACAGCAACGACAACTCGCCCAAAATGAGGAAAGTGTAGCGCAAGAACTACACCTCGCCCTATCACAAGGTGAAGTCGCCACAGCTCTCTCCCTCTTTGAGGACAATACCATAAAGGTAAACGCCGCTATCGCCGAGTACGAAACTGCTACCCACGCCGTAATGCAGCGTCCCAATAAATACCCCAAAGGAAAAGAACCCTACATCACTGAAAAACTACCCCGCGCGTGGCAAAAATACATCAACGAAGTAGCCCTCTTCTTCCTGCTCAATAACCCCATCGAGTGGAGCTTAAAGAAAGGCAACGATGCCGTATTCGAGGCATTTACCACCTTCCTGAAAAACACACGCTTCAACACTACCACTCGCGAAGCTAAGAGGCTTGCAGGAGCGGAAACCCAAGCCGCAAAGCTCTACCACCTCTACCGCGATGAGGATAACCACGCACAGGTAAAAGTTATCGTACTCTCCAAGAGTAAAGGCTACGACCTTTACCCACTTATCGACCAATACGGCACAATGGTAGCCTTCGCCGTAGGCTATAACGTCAAGCGCAACCGCAAGTCCGTGCAGCGGCTCGACATCTATACCGACAAAATCAACTACCAATGCGAAAAACAAAACGGCGAGTGGCACATCACCACAGCAGCAAACCCCCTGCGCAAAATCCCCGTGATATACTTCAAGCAAAACACCGAATGGCACGGCGTAGAGGCCCGTATCCTCCGCGATGAAATGCAGGACAGCAAAACAGCCGACATCAACAACTATTTTGCCGACCCCGTAGCCGTTGTAACCGCAGATGTAGTCTCGGGGCTACCAGAGGGCGAAGGCATCGGAAAGGTAGTGAGAATAACAGGCAAAGATGGCGACTTCCGATACATCGAGCCGCCTACTTCTGTCAATATGAAAGAAAGCGAGAAAGCCGCCAACACAAAAGCAATCCTACAAGACAGCTTCACCCCCGACTTCTCATTCGAAACCCTCTCAGGAATGGGCACCCTCTCAGGCGAAGCACTGCGGCGCGCCCTTATCCTCGGCTACATCAAGCGCAACCGAAACATAGAGATATACGAAGCCCTTATCGACCGTGAGAAGAACCTTATCCTCACCATAATGCAGCAGTTTACCCACGTAGCTCTGAGCGCACAAATCCGCGAGGCAGAAATATATATGCAGTTCGCCGAGCCATTCACTGAGGACATACGCGAGCAGATTGAGAGCGTAGGCAATGCCGTATCCAGCGGAGTAATGAGCCTCGAAACAGCAATAAACACCCTGCGCCTCGTAGACGACCCTCAAAGCGAAATCGACCGCATCAAAGGACAAAAAGAAGCTACCTTACTCACCGAATGA
- a CDS encoding HD domain-containing protein yields the protein MLEKAIEIAVKAHKGQKDKAGKPYILHCLRVMNAGQTNNEMICGVLHDLVEDTPYTFDDLKREGFTEEIINALRCVTKKEGEHYDDFITRILGNPLAVKVKINDLKDNMDITRLNQITPVDIERLQKYKKALQRLQAN from the coding sequence ATGTTAGAAAAAGCAATTGAAATAGCCGTAAAAGCCCATAAAGGGCAAAAAGACAAAGCAGGCAAACCCTATATACTGCACTGCCTACGAGTGATGAATGCAGGGCAAACCAACAACGAAATGATTTGCGGCGTACTTCACGACCTTGTAGAGGACACCCCCTACACCTTTGACGACTTAAAACGTGAAGGCTTTACTGAGGAAATAATAAACGCCCTAAGATGTGTAACCAAAAAAGAAGGTGAGCACTACGATGACTTCATAACCCGCATATTAGGCAATCCATTAGCCGTAAAAGTTAAAATCAACGACCTGAAAGACAATATGGATATTACCCGCCTAAACCAAATCACCCCCGTAGATATAGAACGACTTCAAAAATACAAAAAAGCACTCCAAAGACTACAAGCTAATTAA